From Thalassovita sp.:
GGTTGCTTTCCCGACCATTGAAGGAGGAATGAATGCTCATCGCACTGATCGCCAAGGACAAACCCGGCGCGCTGGAAATCCGAAAAGCCAACCGTGAAAACCACATCGCCTATCTGAAAGAAACCGGCGTTGTCGCGCAGGCGGGCCCGCTGCTGGATGGGGACGAACAGATGTGTGGCTCACTCATCGTGCTGGATGTGGCCAATATGGCAGCCGCCGAAGACTGGGCCGCGAATGACCCCTATGCCAAGGCCGAACTCTTCGCTAGCGTAGAGCTGATCCACTGGAACAAGGTAATTGGCTGATGCGCTACTGGCTGTTCAAATCTGAACCCTCCACCTGGAGCTGGGACCAACAGGTCGCCAAAGGTGAGGCGGGCGAAGAATGGGACGGCGTGCGCAATTACCAGGCGCGCAACTTCATGCGCGACATGAACATCGGCGACCGGGGCTTCTTCTACCACTCGCAGAAGGAAAAATCGGTCGTCGGCATTGTTGAGGTCTGCGCCGAGGCGCATCCTGACAGCACCACTGATGATGACCGCTGGGAATGCGTCGACATCAAAGCGGTCATGCCGGTCAAAACACCGGTCACTCTGGATGAAATCAAGGGTGACGAGCGGCTTTCTGATATGGTGCTGGTCAAAAACTCCCGCCTGTCGGTGCAGCCGGTCACCGCCGAAGAATGGCAGGTGATCTGCCAGAAAGCCGGGATCGACGCCTGAGCGGGCGCCTAATTTGCGGGCAAACCCTCTAGCCAGACGGCGCAATTTGTCTAAGCTTTCCTAGGCAGGCAACGACCTGCGCAATGGGAGGGACAAATGGAAATTCTATCCGTCATCGCGGCCGCAGCCGCGAGCTATGTGTTTGGGGCCATCTGGTACATGAGCCTGGCCAAACCCTGGATGACCGCGTCAGGTGTGAAACTTGGCGAAGATGGGCAGCCAGAAAACCGATCAAACCCAGTGCCTTATATCGTTTCATTTGTCTGCGCGATCATCGTTGCAGGCATGATGCGCCATATCTTTACCCTGTCGGGGATCGATATGCTGGGCGAAGGGCTTGTCGCCGGGCTGGGCATCGGCCTGTTTCTGGCAACCCCATGGATTGCGACCAACTACACCTTTGCCGGCCGCCCCAAGGCGCTGATCGTGATTGACGGCGGCTATGCCACAATCGGCTGCGCGGTCATGGGCGCCGTTCTGACGCTATTGTAACCAAGACAACCGGGTGCGGCG
This genomic window contains:
- a CDS encoding YciI family protein, translated to MLIALIAKDKPGALEIRKANRENHIAYLKETGVVAQAGPLLDGDEQMCGSLIVLDVANMAAAEDWAANDPYAKAELFASVELIHWNKVIG
- a CDS encoding EVE domain-containing protein translates to MRYWLFKSEPSTWSWDQQVAKGEAGEEWDGVRNYQARNFMRDMNIGDRGFFYHSQKEKSVVGIVEVCAEAHPDSTTDDDRWECVDIKAVMPVKTPVTLDEIKGDERLSDMVLVKNSRLSVQPVTAEEWQVICQKAGIDA
- a CDS encoding DUF1761 domain-containing protein; translation: MEILSVIAAAAASYVFGAIWYMSLAKPWMTASGVKLGEDGQPENRSNPVPYIVSFVCAIIVAGMMRHIFTLSGIDMLGEGLVAGLGIGLFLATPWIATNYTFAGRPKALIVIDGGYATIGCAVMGAVLTLL